Within Acidimicrobiales bacterium, the genomic segment GTGGTGCACCATCCCGGCGCCGTGTCGGTGGTGCCGTTGCTCGACGACGGCACGGTGATCCTGGTGCGCCAGTACCGGGCCGCCATCGAGGCCGACCTGCTGGAGATTCCGGCGGGCAAACGCGACGTGGACGGTGAGCCGCCCGAGGAGACCGCCGCCCGCGAGCTGGTCGAGGAGGTCGGCATGAAGGCGGGGCGGCTGGAGCTGCTGGCCGAGTTCTACAACTCACCGGGCTTCTGCGACGAGCACTCGTGGGTATTCCTTGGCCGTGACCTCACCGAGTGCGCCAACGACTTGCAGGGGATCGAGGAGCAGCACATGACGGTCGAGCGGGTGGCGTTGGCCGACGTGCCTGCCATGGTCGCCCGGGGCGAGATCACCGACGCCAAGACGATCATCGGCCTCTCACTCGTTCTAGTCCGTGAATCCGGCGCTGCGACGCCGGATTCACGGACCAGTAGCGAGGGGGGCACATGATCGTCGGCGTCCCGGCTGAGGTGAAGACCGGCGAGCACCGCGTCGCCATGACGCCTGACGGGGTGCGGGAGTTGGTGGCCCACGGCCACCGGGTCCTCGTGCAGCGCGACGCCGGCGCGGGCTCGTCGATCCTCGACGCCGACTTCGTGGGCGCGGGCGCCGAGATGGTGAGCCTCGACGACGTCTGGGGCGCCGACATGGTGGTCAAGGTCAAGGAGCCGCAGGCCGCCGAGTTCGACTACCTGCGCCCCGAGACGGTGCTGTTCACCTACCTGCACCTGGCCGCCTATCCGTCGGTGGCCACCGCCTTGTTGGAACGCAAGGCCACGGCGTTGGCCTACGAGACCGTGCAACTCGAATCGGGCGCGCTCCCGCTGTTGGCGCCCATGAGCGAGGTGGCGGGGCGCATGGCCACCCAGATCGGCGCCCACTACCTGGAGCGGGAGAACGGCGGGCGGGGCGTGCTGCTGGGCGGGGCGCCCGGCGTGCGACCGGCGCGGGTGGTGGTGCTCGGCGCAGGCAACGTGGGATGGAACTCGGCGTGGATCGCCCAGGGCATGGAGGCCGAGGTCATCCTGCTCGACAAGAACCTCGACCGGCTGCGCTTCGTCGACCAGATCCACAAGGGCCGCATCATGACCCTGGCCTCCAACCGGGGCGCGGTGGAGCGGGCGGTGGCCGAGGCCGACCTGGTGATCGGCGCCGTCCTCGTGCCCGGCGGGCGGGCGCCCATGGTGGTCACCGACGACATGGTGCGGGGCATGAAGCGGGGCGCAGTCATCGTCGACGTGGCCGTCGACCAAGGCGGCTGCATCGAGACCACCCGTGAGACGACCCACGACGACCCGGTGTACGAGGTGCACGACGTCATCCACTACGCCGTGGGCAACGTGCCCGGCGCCGTGCCCCACACCAGCACCTACGCCCTCACCAACGCCACCCTGCCGTACGTCCTGGAGGTGGCCGAGCATGGGGTGCGGGGGGCCATCGAGCGCGACCCGGCGTTGCGGCTGGGCGTCACCACCGTCGGAGGGCGGGTCACGAACCCGGCTGTGGCCGAGGCGCTGGGCCAGGCGTTCGCCGACCCGGCAGGGGCGCTGGGCAGCTGACGGGAGTGGGCGGGTACGCTGTCGCCCATGGCCAACGACGCAGCATCTGTCGAAGCGCGCGCCCAACTCGAGCAGGAGCGCGACGATCTGCAGCGCCAGCTTGCCGAGCTGGGCTTCGGCGACTCGAGTGGCCGGCTTGAATACGACGCCAACTTCGCCGACTCCAGCCAGGTCACGGCCGAGCGGGGCGAGGCCGAGGCGCTGGCCAACAGCCTGCGGGAGACGTTGACCGACGTCGAGACGGCATTGGCCAAGCTCGACACCGGCGATTACGGCGTGTGCGAGGGATGCGGCGACCGCATCAACCCGGCGCGGCTGGAAGCGATGCCTGCGGCCCGTTTCTGCATCGACTGCGCCTCCGCACGGCGCTGATCTCCGCCGCGTGAACCGCCAACAGCGGCTCGTCCTCGGCGGCATCCTTGTCCTCGGGGCGATCGTGCTGGTGCGCGGCGGCGTGGTCTCCGAAGACACCGCCCTGATCCTGGCGGCTTTGATCCCGTCAATCATCCTCCACGAGGTGTCGCACGGCGCCGTCGCCTTGGCCTTCGGCGACGACACCGCCAAGCAGGCGGGGCGCCTCACGCTGAACCCGGTAGCCCACGTCGACCCCTTCGGCACGCTGATCCTGCCCGCCATGCTCGCCATCGCCAGCGGCGGCGCCGCGGCCTTCGGGTACGCCAAGCCGGTGCCGGTGAATCCTCGGCGCATGCGCGATCCGCGCAACCACGGGCTGTTGGTGAGCCTGGCCGGGCCCGCCGTGAACATCGCCTTGGCCCTGGTGGCGGCGGCCGTGTTCCGCTCGCTCGACGTGAACGTCTTCGACCCCGACCGGCTGACGCTGTTCGTCTACCTGTTCGGCACGGTCAACGTGGTGCTGGCGGTGTTCAACCTGCTGCCCATCCCGCCCCTCGACGGCTCGGCGGTGGTGGAACGGGTGCTGCCCATGCGGTACTGGGAGAGCTACCTACGCTTCCGCCAGTACTCCATGGGGTTGTTGCTGCTGGTCGTGTTCGTGTTCCCGCTCGACCGCCTCTTCGACCCGGCCATCGAACTGTGGCAACGCCTGTTGTAATGCACCTGGCCAAGCGGTTCTTCGGGTCGCTGGTGCCGGGTGGGCCGCCGACCGAGGCCGAGGCGTGGGTGGCCAGCGTGCTCGGTGAGGGTGAGATGGCGTTGTGGCGGCGCATGAGCGGCGCCGACCGGCGCCATGCCGTAGGCGTGGCCCGGCGGGTGGAGGCGGCCTTGGGC encodes:
- a CDS encoding site-2 protease family protein; this translates as MNRQQRLVLGGILVLGAIVLVRGGVVSEDTALILAALIPSIILHEVSHGAVALAFGDDTAKQAGRLTLNPVAHVDPFGTLILPAMLAIASGGAAAFGYAKPVPVNPRRMRDPRNHGLLVSLAGPAVNIALALVAAAVFRSLDVNVFDPDRLTLFVYLFGTVNVVLAVFNLLPIPPLDGSAVVERVLPMRYWESYLRFRQYSMGLLLLVVFVFPLDRLFDPAIELWQRLL
- the ald gene encoding alanine dehydrogenase — encoded protein: MIVGVPAEVKTGEHRVAMTPDGVRELVAHGHRVLVQRDAGAGSSILDADFVGAGAEMVSLDDVWGADMVVKVKEPQAAEFDYLRPETVLFTYLHLAAYPSVATALLERKATALAYETVQLESGALPLLAPMSEVAGRMATQIGAHYLERENGGRGVLLGGAPGVRPARVVVLGAGNVGWNSAWIAQGMEAEVILLDKNLDRLRFVDQIHKGRIMTLASNRGAVERAVAEADLVIGAVLVPGGRAPMVVTDDMVRGMKRGAVIVDVAVDQGGCIETTRETTHDDPVYEVHDVIHYAVGNVPGAVPHTSTYALTNATLPYVLEVAEHGVRGAIERDPALRLGVTTVGGRVTNPAVAEALGQAFADPAGALGS
- a CDS encoding TraR/DksA C4-type zinc finger protein, coding for MANDAASVEARAQLEQERDDLQRQLAELGFGDSSGRLEYDANFADSSQVTAERGEAEALANSLRETLTDVETALAKLDTGDYGVCEGCGDRINPARLEAMPAARFCIDCASARR
- a CDS encoding NUDIX hydrolase, whose amino-acid sequence is MTPFRKLSERERFRGSLISVATATFAGPDGEFERDVVHHPGAVSVVPLLDDGTVILVRQYRAAIEADLLEIPAGKRDVDGEPPEETAARELVEEVGMKAGRLELLAEFYNSPGFCDEHSWVFLGRDLTECANDLQGIEEQHMTVERVALADVPAMVARGEITDAKTIIGLSLVLVRESGAATPDSRTSSEGGT